DNA sequence from the Sulfurimonas sp. HSL3-7 genome:
CTTCCGATGGTCTCTATTGCTTTGGTCAGCGCATCTGCCTCACCTCTTGATGGTCCATACCCGCCGATCGAGATGGTCAGACCGGCTGTGATGATTGAAACGGCGATAATGATCGTCATGCTATCCATGTTTATTCTCCTGTGATGATTCGATGTGTTCCGCCTGTAAGCCGCCTATGATGAAAATATAGGTCAGCAGACCGAAGAGATAGGCGTGCAGCAGATCGCCTACAATGCTCAGCAGTATCAAAGGAACCGGTACCAGCAAGCCGGCAAGAGCGATCAAAATGGCGATGATCAGTTCCCAGCTCAGCATGTTGCCGAAAAGGCGTATAGCCATTGCAAAGATCCTTGAAAATTCTCCGAAAAGATTAAAGGGGAGCAGAAAGACCGAAGGTTCGATATAGCGTTTCAGATAGTTCCGAAGGCCGCCAAAACGGATGCCGTAGTAGTGTATGGAAAAGAAGGTGATGACCGCGAGCGCCGCCGTCGTGCTCAGGTCCCGTGTCGGGTTGTGAAAATAGGGGATGAGCGATACAAGGTTCATAACACCGACAAAGATCCATATCGTGCCGATAAAAGGGACCAATGCCCACGGCATGATCCGGACAGAGGTTTGCAGCGTATCCCTGATCGCAATAACGACTCGTTCGGCCAACAGTTGCCTCTTCGACGGATTTGAAACGGAAAGGTTTTTAGTGATAAAAAAAGAGAGCAGTGCCAAAACCATCATAATACCCCATGTTGTCACCACGGTATCGGTTACTATAACCTCCATACCCATGATCTCAAATGTCAATACAACTTCGGGGAAAACCTGATTTATCATCTTTATTTTACACCTGTTGTGTTTTTCGGTTGTTTAGTTATAATAGACTATCTAAGTTTCAAGAAAGATTAAAGATTGACATGACCGGAATGATCGTCGCACTCAACTCGACCGTATGTGATATTTATTTTGAAGAAGAGCTCCCTTCTGTATTTGAGATTCTTATTCTTGAAACAGAAGAGAAGGAGCTCTATTTTGAAACACGTAAACAGCTCGATGAGCATCTTGTCAGGGCTGTCGCTCTGGGGTACATGCAGGGGGTAAAAAAAGGGATGCAAGTGCGAAGAACCTTTGAACCGATCAACGTGCCTGTAGGGGAAGAGACACTGGGCAGGATCTTTAATGCCCTGGGCGGCACCATCGATGCTAAAGGCGATGCGTTCTCACACTATGAGTCAGTTTTCGAGCCCTCTCTGGGGGTATCGGCACAAAGCGGAACCGTAAATATCTATGAGACCGGCATCAAGATCATCGACCTGCTGGCCCCTTTTATCCAGGGGGGAAAAGTGGGGCTTTTCGGAGGGGCCGGCGTCGGTAAAACTGTTTTGCTGATGGAGTTCATCTTCAAATCCATCACCCTGCATCACGGGGTCTCCGTGTTCGCCGGCATCGGAGAACGGATCCGAGAGGGGCATGAGCTCTATGCACAGATGCTTGAATCCGGCGTGATGGAGAAGACGATCATGGTCTTCGGGCAGATGAATGAAGCCCCCGGAATCCGCTACAGGGCGCCGTTGACCGCGCTGACGATGAGCGAATATTTCAGAGACAAGGAGCATAAGGATGTGCTTCTGCTTGTCGACAACATCTACCGCTTTATCCAGGCAGGACAGGAGATCTCCACCCTGCTCGGCAGAATCCCCTCACGGGTGGGGTACCAGCCGACGCTTTCCAACGAGATCGCCGAGCTCGAAGAGCGGATCGCCTCGACACCGGAGGGGTCGATCACATCCGTGCAGGCGGTCTATGTGCCGGCCGACGACATCACCGATCCCGGCGTCGCCTCTGTCTTCGCCCATCTTGACACCTCGATCATTTTGTCGCGGAGCTATGCTGCCAAGGGGCTATACCCTTCGATCGATCCGCTTGAGTCCCATTCGAAACTTCTCGATCCCCTGATCGTCGGAGACGAGCATTACCGCGTTGCAAAAGAGGTGAAAGAGATGCTGGCTAAATACAAAGAGCTGCAGGACATCATTACGATGCTCGGTATGCAGCAGCTGAGCCATGAGGACCGTCTGATCGTCACCCGTGCAAGGAAACTGGAAAAATTCCTGACCCAGCCCTTTTTTGTGACCGAATCCTTTACGGGAAGAAAAGGCAAAAGCGTTCCGCTCTCTGACACCATAGCAGGGTGTGAAAAGATCATCTCCGGCGAGATGGACGCGATTGATGAAAGCCGCTTTTATATGATAGGGACGATCGATGAAGCCGACCTTTAGTGCCCACATCATCACCCCCTCGCATATAGAGAGAGTGGACAACATCTCTTTTTTCAGAGCCGAGGACAGAAGCGGCTCTTTCGGCATATTGCCGAGGCATATCGAGTTTCTAACGATTTTGGAACCCTCCATCGCCATTGCCCTCATCAATGACGATGAGGAGTATTTTGCCTTCAACGGCGGCATCCTCTCTTTTAAAAAAGAGATGCTGACGATCACGACAAAAGAGTTTGCACAGAGCAGACGGATCGACGAACTCAAAGAGATCATAGAGCAGTATTTCAAAGAACAGACGCAGAAGGAGTCTCTCTTTCACCTGAACATGGAAAACCTTCAAAAAGCTTTTTTCAAAAAGATGATCGAACTGGAGCGTGAAATTGAATAACAACGGAGAGAAGAAGAGCTTTGAGGAGCATATCGGCAAAAAAGCGTCGTGGATGCAGAAATGGCGCAAAAAAGGAATATTCTGGGAGACGGTCATCGTCGTCGGTGCGATAGGATGGATGGTGGCGCTGCCTATGGTCATCGGCGGTTATCTCGGCAACTATCTGGATAAACATACACAGGTGGGTGCCGGCGGTCTCTCCTGGACCGTTACCTTCATCATATTGGGTCTTTTTGTCGCCATCTACTCTGTCTGGAGAGTTTTTATCTATAAAAAATGAGAGAGCTACTTTTTTTTATACTCGGAAATATCATTGCAATCTTCTATTTTTCGCACCTCTATTGGCAGTTGGGCAATCTTGCAGTGAAACGTACAATCTCATTTTATTTTACCTTTGCTATACGCTTTTCTGTTTTATCTCTTCTGCTGGGTGCTCTCTTTTTTGTCTATGGCGCTGTGGCTGTCTACTGCATATTAGGCATATTCACAGGCAGAGCGTTAACACTCTATTGGGTCTCGAAGAGAGAGTGATTTGTCGAAAAAAAGCTTCCTTTTGCTCAAACGGCAATAGAGCTGTGCTATAGTAAAGGCATGAACAGAACTGCATTGCTGAGCGAATTTCTCCTGCTCTTTGTCACTCCGCCGTTGCTTGTTGTCTCGGGGCTGCTGCCTAAAGCGGCCGTCATGCCTCTGCTGTGGATCGTCTCTCTCTACGCCTACCTCATCCTGCGCAGCAGCAAAATCAAAATACTGCCGCTCGACGTTGAGCGCATGGCGCTCTATGATGTTTTGAAACGGTTCCTTGTGATCGGCAGCGCCATAACGCTTTTCACCCTGCTCTACCAACCGGGTATCTTTCTCTCCCTGCTCAAAGCCGATCCGTGGCAGTGGCTGGCCGTCATGCTGTTCTACCCTGTTTTCTCGGCCTTCGTCCAGGAGCTCCTGTTTCGTAGTTTCTTCTTCTACCGCTACAAAAAACGCTTCAAAAACCGTCCGCTGCTTCTCATTACATTTAACGCCCTGCTCTTTGCCTATGTCCACATCGTCTTTGAGAACTGGATCGCGGTTATCTTTACCTTCTTCGGAGGCCTTTTGTTCGCCCACACCTACCTCAAAAGCCGCTCGCTCCTGCTGACCGCCATCGAGCACTCGCTCTACGGCAATCTGCTCTACACGCTTGGAATGGGAGAGTATTTCTACCACGGTGCGAATATCTAGGAAAATCGGCCATCAACGCTGAGCGTTTGGGAGTTCAGCACATATCATTATGAATACGCAAGAACAAGTTATACTCTATGGCTGCAGAATAGTTGAAACGCTTTGCAAAGCCAGAGGCAGATATCAATGACTCCGCACAAGTTCCGCAAAATCTATCTCTTCTCTTTTCTGTTCCTCTTTTTCAGGCATCTGACGGTGTTCCCCGCTGAAGATGTAATCGCTGCTTT
Encoded proteins:
- a CDS encoding F0F1 ATP synthase subunit A, which encodes MINQVFPEVVLTFEIMGMEVIVTDTVVTTWGIMMVLALLSFFITKNLSVSNPSKRQLLAERVVIAIRDTLQTSVRIMPWALVPFIGTIWIFVGVMNLVSLIPYFHNPTRDLSTTAALAVITFFSIHYYGIRFGGLRNYLKRYIEPSVFLLPFNLFGEFSRIFAMAIRLFGNMLSWELIIAILIALAGLLVPVPLILLSIVGDLLHAYLFGLLTYIFIIGGLQAEHIESSQENKHG
- the atpD gene encoding F0F1 ATP synthase subunit beta, translating into MTGMIVALNSTVCDIYFEEELPSVFEILILETEEKELYFETRKQLDEHLVRAVALGYMQGVKKGMQVRRTFEPINVPVGEETLGRIFNALGGTIDAKGDAFSHYESVFEPSLGVSAQSGTVNIYETGIKIIDLLAPFIQGGKVGLFGGAGVGKTVLLMEFIFKSITLHHGVSVFAGIGERIREGHELYAQMLESGVMEKTIMVFGQMNEAPGIRYRAPLTALTMSEYFRDKEHKDVLLLVDNIYRFIQAGQEISTLLGRIPSRVGYQPTLSNEIAELEERIASTPEGSITSVQAVYVPADDITDPGVASVFAHLDTSIILSRSYAAKGLYPSIDPLESHSKLLDPLIVGDEHYRVAKEVKEMLAKYKELQDIITMLGMQQLSHEDRLIVTRARKLEKFLTQPFFVTESFTGRKGKSVPLSDTIAGCEKIISGEMDAIDESRFYMIGTIDEADL
- a CDS encoding AtpZ/AtpI family protein, with the translated sequence MNNNGEKKSFEEHIGKKASWMQKWRKKGIFWETVIVVGAIGWMVALPMVIGGYLGNYLDKHTQVGAGGLSWTVTFIILGLFVAIYSVWRVFIYKK
- a CDS encoding CPBP family intramembrane glutamic endopeptidase translates to MNRTALLSEFLLLFVTPPLLVVSGLLPKAAVMPLLWIVSLYAYLILRSSKIKILPLDVERMALYDVLKRFLVIGSAITLFTLLYQPGIFLSLLKADPWQWLAVMLFYPVFSAFVQELLFRSFFFYRYKKRFKNRPLLLITFNALLFAYVHIVFENWIAVIFTFFGGLLFAHTYLKSRSLLLTAIEHSLYGNLLYTLGMGEYFYHGANI